A window of Periplaneta americana isolate PAMFEO1 chromosome 7, P.americana_PAMFEO1_priV1, whole genome shotgun sequence contains these coding sequences:
- the LOC138703604 gene encoding calmodulin, which translates to MADQLTEEQIAEFKEAFSLFDKDGDGTITTKELGTVMRSLGQNPTEAELQDMINEVDADGNGTIDFPEFLTMMARKMKDTDSEEEIREAFRVFDKDGNGFISAAELRHVMTNLGEKLTDEEVDEMIREADIDGDGQVNYEEFVTMMTSK; encoded by the exons ATG GCTGATCAGCTGACTGAGGAGCAGATTGCTGAATTCAAGGAAGCGTTTTCCTTGTTCGACAAGGATGGTGATGGTACAATCACAACTAAGGAGTTGGGAACCGTTATGAGATCACTAGGCCAGAATCCTACAGAAGCTGAGCTTCAAGACATGATTAATGAAGTAGATGCTGATG GTAACGGTACAATCGACTTCCCCGAATTCCTCACAATGATGGCGAGAAAAATGAAAGACACAGACAGTGAGGAGGAGATCAGAGAGGCCTTCCGAGTTTTCGATAAGGACGGTAACGGTTTTATCAGTGCGGCAGAGCTGAGGCACGTCATGACTAACCTGGGAGAAAAGCTGACTGATGAGGAAGTCGATGAAATGATCCGGGAAGCAGACATCGACGGAGATGGTCAAGTGAATTATGAAG